GAGCACAGCGGTGTGTCCGCGACTACTCGCGATGTGTTTCTTGAAAGTGCGTTCTTCGACCAGATCGCTGTCGCCGGCAAGGCTCGTTCGTACGGCCTGCACACCGATGCTTCGCACCGCTATGAGCGTGGCGTGGACTGGCAACTGGCCCGTGAAGCCATGGAGCGCGCTACTGGCTTGCTGCTGGAAATTACGGGTGGTGAAGCCGGTCCGATCATCGAGACGGTCAGCGAGCAGCACTTGCCGTCGATTGCCCCGATTACTCTGCGTGCGCAGCGCATCACTCAGATGCTGGGCATGGAAATGGATTCGGCACAGGTCGAGCGTCTGCTCAGTGGCCTGGGCCTGAATATTTCCGCCGACGGAGCAGGGCAGTGGCGCGTTGAAGTGCCAAGCCATCGCTTCGATATCAGCCTGGAAGTCGACTTGATCGAAGAGTTGGCTCGTTTGTACGGCTACAACCGTCTGCCGGTTCGTTACCCGCAAGCGCGCCTGGCGCCGCAAGCCAAGGCAGAAGCGCGTAGCGATCTGCCGGAACTGCGCCGTCTGCTGGTGGCTCGTGGTTATCAGGAAGCGATCACTTACAGCTTCATCGATCCGCGTCAGTTCGAGCTGTTCAACCCGGGCGTCGAGCCGTTGTTGCTGGCCAATCCGATCTCCAATGACATGGCTGCCATGCGCTCCTCGCTGTGGCCCGGTCTGGTCAAAGCGCTGCAGCACAACCTCAACCGTCAGCAAGATCGCGTGCGTCTGTTCGAAAGTGGTCTGCGTTTCGTCGGTCAGCTCGAAGGCCTGAAGCAAGAGCCGATGCTCTCCGGTGTTGTTTGCGGTAGCCGTCTGCCGGAAGGTTGGGCGCAAGGTCGCGACACGGTCGATTTCTTCGACGTCAAGGCTGACGTGGAGGCCGTGCTGGGCTTTGCCGGTGCACTGGATTCGTTCACCTTCGCACCGGGCAAACACCCGGCGTTGCACCCGGGTCAAACCGCGCGCATCGAGCGAGAAGGGCGTGAAGTCGGGTTCATCGGTGCCATTCACCCTGAGTTGTCGAAAGCTTTGGGGCTGGATCGTCCAGTCTTCGTTTTCGAACTGGTTCTGGCTGAAGTGGCGCTCGGTAAAATGCCGAAATTCCACGAGTTGTCGCGCTTTCCTGAAGTGCGTCGTGACCTTGCATTGATTGCGCACAAAGACGTCGCAGCCTCGGCTGTATTGGACGTAATCCGTGAAAATGCAGGCGAATGGCTCACAGATCTCAGGCTGTTTGACGTATATCAGGGTAAAGGTATTGATCCTGATAGAAAAAGCCTCGCAGTTGGCTTGACCTGGCAGCATCCATCGCGCACTCTTAATGACGATGAGGTGAATTCGACGACGCAAAATATCCTCACCTCGCTCGAACAAAGGTTGAACGCCACGTTAAGGAAGTGACGTATGGGGGCTTTGACGAAAGCTGAGATGGCGGAACGTCTGTATGAAGAGCTGGGCCTGAACAAGCGGGAAGCCAAGGAATTGGTAGAACTGTTTTTCGAGGAAATCAGGCACGCTCTTGAAGACAACGAGCAGGTCAAATTGTCCGGTTTCGGCAACTTTGACCTTCGGGACAAGCGCCAGCGGCCTGGCCGCAACCCGAAAACGGGGGAAGAAATCCCGATCACGGCTCGCCGTGTGGTCACCTTTCGTCCAGGGCAGAAGTTGAAGGCCCGAGTTGAGGCTTATGCTGGAACCAAGTCATAACGACGAACTACCCGTCATCCCGGGCAAACGCTACTTCACCATTGGTGAAGTCAGCGAGCTGTGTGCCGTAAAGCCACACGTGCTGCGCTACTGGGAGCAGGAGTTTCCTCAACTCAACCCCGTCAAACGCCGCGGAAACCGCCGGTATTATCAGCGCCAGGATGTGCTGATGATCCGGCAGATCCGCGCGCTCCTTTACGACCAAGGGTTCACCATCGGCGGCGCACGCTTGCGCTTGTCCGGCGATGAAGCCAAAGACGACACCACCCAATACAAGCAAATGATCCGCCAGATGATCGCCGAGTTGGAAGATGTGCTGGTGGTACTCAAGAAATAAAAAGCAGCGTATGAATACTTCCAGTTTTCAAAAGCTTGCGATATATTCTTGAGCGTTCTTCGAGGTGAAGAGCGAGTTACAAAACCAGTCGGGGCGTAGCGCAGTCCGGTAGCGCACTAGCATGGGGTGCTAGGGGTCGAGTGTTCGAATCACTCCGTCCCGACCATTATTCCTGAGTAAAATCAGACAATTAAGCCGATCAGATGGATCGGCTTTTTTGTGTCTGCGCAAAACTACTCGGTGAATTCGCTGATGTTGAGGTCTGGAATTGCTTCCGACCAGACGATTCCAGCGTGGTCCTTCTGGTAGTTTTTGGTCATGGTTTCGCTGGCGTGTCCGGCTATCTTCTGACCGTCCTTTCCAGCTTTCTGGTACAGGTGCAGCGACAGTGCCCGCACTTCATGGAAGCCTGGCATTTCCTCTTCCTTCCAGCCCTTGTAACAACCCGCCGCTTCCCGGGCCTCCTTGAAGGCTCGCGTCAAATATCGCTCTTCGACCTGAGTCC
The sequence above is drawn from the Pseudomonas sp. FP2196 genome and encodes:
- the pheT gene encoding phenylalanine--tRNA ligase subunit beta — encoded protein: MKFSEQWLRGWVSPQVNRDELVARLSMAGLEVDSVTPAAGVFSGVVVGEVLSTEQHPDADKLRVCQVSNGAETFQVVCGAPNVRPGLKIPFAMIGAELPGDFKIKKAKLRGVESNGMLCSQAELQVGEGNDGLMELPADAPVGEDFRVYLDLEDASIEVDLTPNRGDCLSLAGLAREVGALYAAPVTRPVVLAVPAVHDEVRSVEVLAPAACPRYLGRVIRNVDLSKPTPLWMVERLRRADVRSIDAAVDITNYVMLELGQPLHAFDLAEINGGIRVRMAEEGEKLVLLDGQEVSLRSDTLVIADHTRALAIAGVMGGEHSGVSATTRDVFLESAFFDQIAVAGKARSYGLHTDASHRYERGVDWQLAREAMERATGLLLEITGGEAGPIIETVSEQHLPSIAPITLRAQRITQMLGMEMDSAQVERLLSGLGLNISADGAGQWRVEVPSHRFDISLEVDLIEELARLYGYNRLPVRYPQARLAPQAKAEARSDLPELRRLLVARGYQEAITYSFIDPRQFELFNPGVEPLLLANPISNDMAAMRSSLWPGLVKALQHNLNRQQDRVRLFESGLRFVGQLEGLKQEPMLSGVVCGSRLPEGWAQGRDTVDFFDVKADVEAVLGFAGALDSFTFAPGKHPALHPGQTARIEREGREVGFIGAIHPELSKALGLDRPVFVFELVLAEVALGKMPKFHELSRFPEVRRDLALIAHKDVAASAVLDVIRENAGEWLTDLRLFDVYQGKGIDPDRKSLAVGLTWQHPSRTLNDDEVNSTTQNILTSLEQRLNATLRK
- the ihfA gene encoding integration host factor subunit alpha, translating into MGALTKAEMAERLYEELGLNKREAKELVELFFEEIRHALEDNEQVKLSGFGNFDLRDKRQRPGRNPKTGEEIPITARRVVTFRPGQKLKARVEAYAGTKS
- a CDS encoding MerR family transcriptional regulator, producing the protein MLEPSHNDELPVIPGKRYFTIGEVSELCAVKPHVLRYWEQEFPQLNPVKRRGNRRYYQRQDVLMIRQIRALLYDQGFTIGGARLRLSGDEAKDDTTQYKQMIRQMIAELEDVLVVLKK